The following are encoded in a window of Bacillus sp. SORGH_AS_0510 genomic DNA:
- the folD gene encoding bifunctional methylenetetrahydrofolate dehydrogenase/methenyltetrahydrofolate cyclohydrolase FolD: MTAKLINGKEIAEKKRSEIAEEVRKLKAQRVTPGLAVVLVGNNHASRTYVTNKEKACKELGIKSLLIEMNEEVSEEELLIKINELNDDPTFHGILIQLPLPKHIDEKKVIESISPSKDVDGFHPINIGRMMTGQNAFLPCTPYGIMVLLEESGISIPGKHVVVVGRSNIVGKPSGQLFLNQHATVTYCHSKTLDLKVHTNQADILVAAVGIPNFIRAEHVKEGAVVIDVGINRNEAGKLCGDVAFDEVSRKAGYITPVPKGVGPMTITMLMYNTLKSAAESLNRNM; the protein is encoded by the coding sequence ATGACCGCAAAACTTATTAATGGAAAAGAAATCGCCGAGAAGAAAAGATCTGAAATTGCCGAAGAGGTTAGAAAATTAAAAGCTCAACGGGTAACACCTGGTCTTGCAGTGGTCCTTGTAGGCAATAACCATGCTTCCCGAACGTATGTCACAAATAAAGAAAAAGCTTGTAAAGAGCTGGGGATAAAATCGTTATTAATTGAGATGAACGAGGAGGTTTCGGAAGAGGAACTTCTAATCAAAATCAATGAACTAAACGATGATCCTACATTTCATGGCATTTTGATCCAACTACCTCTTCCTAAACATATTGATGAAAAGAAAGTAATTGAATCCATTTCACCTTCAAAAGATGTTGATGGATTTCATCCCATAAATATTGGTCGGATGATGACGGGACAAAATGCATTTCTTCCATGCACACCCTATGGGATTATGGTGTTATTAGAAGAATCAGGCATATCCATTCCAGGAAAGCATGTAGTGGTGGTAGGACGTAGTAATATTGTAGGAAAGCCGTCTGGACAGCTATTTCTTAATCAACATGCTACTGTAACCTACTGTCATTCTAAAACCCTGGATTTAAAGGTACATACAAATCAAGCAGATATCCTTGTGGCTGCAGTTGGCATTCCTAATTTTATTAGGGCTGAACATGTCAAAGAAGGTGCCGTAGTCATTGATGTAGGAATTAACCGAAACGAGGCAGGGAAACTCTGTGGTGATGTAGCTTTTGATGAAGTAAGTAGAAAAGCAGGATATATTACTCCAGTTCCAAAAGGTGTAGGCCCTATGACAATCACTATGCTTATGTACAATACCTTAAAGTCAGCGGCTGAAAGTCTAAACCGAAATATGTAG
- the xseA gene encoding exodeoxyribonuclease VII large subunit: MQEQRYLTVNALTKYIKRKFDADPHLRDLHVRGEISNFKEHSSGHMYFTLKDEKARILAVMFSSQSRLMKFSPENGMKVIVKGDISVYEPSGQYQIYIKEMRPEGIGELFLAYEQLKKRLESEGLFAIESKKAIPLYPRTVGVITSPTGAAIRDVITTIKRRYPIANILVFPALVQGENAAPSIVKAIEKANNMDCIDVLIVGRGGGSIEELWAFNEELTARAIFSSKIPIISAVGHETDFTIADFVADLRAPTPTGAAELAVPHIEELMDRILQRQTRLLRAMKGKFQFGSERLNRATKSYAFRYPHRLYEQKLEQVDKLTEMLVRGTSRLSLLKKSEYDVLHKRLQRNHPSEKIFEATARLDRSYKDINRSMVQVLTKKQNDFERILATLQALSPLKIMERGYSLAYSEENRLVKSVKQVTVNEKVQIQLTDGSLYCKVENIKESEKSGE, from the coding sequence ATGCAGGAACAAAGATATTTAACTGTGAATGCTTTAACTAAATACATAAAAAGAAAGTTTGACGCGGACCCCCATTTGCGTGATCTTCATGTACGTGGGGAGATTTCAAATTTTAAGGAACATTCGAGCGGACATATGTATTTTACTTTAAAGGACGAGAAAGCTCGGATCCTAGCGGTAATGTTTTCTAGTCAGTCCCGTCTTATGAAATTCTCACCTGAAAATGGGATGAAGGTAATCGTTAAGGGTGATATCTCGGTTTACGAACCAAGTGGTCAATACCAAATCTATATTAAAGAAATGCGTCCAGAAGGGATTGGGGAATTATTCTTAGCATATGAGCAGTTAAAAAAGCGGCTCGAGTCAGAAGGATTATTTGCCATTGAATCGAAAAAGGCTATTCCTTTATATCCAAGAACAGTGGGCGTCATTACTTCTCCTACTGGGGCAGCGATTAGAGATGTCATAACCACGATAAAAAGACGATATCCTATTGCAAATATTCTCGTATTCCCAGCCCTAGTTCAAGGGGAGAATGCAGCGCCTTCTATTGTTAAAGCGATCGAGAAGGCTAATAATATGGACTGTATTGATGTGTTAATTGTAGGACGTGGCGGAGGTTCTATAGAGGAGTTATGGGCATTTAATGAAGAGTTAACAGCTCGTGCGATTTTTTCATCTAAAATACCTATTATCTCAGCAGTTGGTCATGAAACAGATTTTACCATTGCTGATTTTGTTGCGGATCTACGCGCTCCGACGCCAACGGGAGCTGCTGAACTTGCGGTACCTCATATTGAAGAATTAATGGATAGAATCCTTCAGCGGCAAACCCGTTTGCTCCGTGCAATGAAAGGAAAGTTTCAATTTGGAAGTGAACGATTAAACAGGGCAACTAAATCTTATGCTTTTCGTTATCCACATCGATTATATGAACAAAAATTGGAACAGGTTGACAAATTAACAGAAATGCTTGTACGGGGAACTTCAAGATTATCTTTACTAAAAAAGAGTGAGTATGATGTTCTTCACAAAAGGTTACAACGTAATCATCCAAGTGAAAAAATTTTTGAAGCAACAGCTCGTCTTGACCGGTCCTACAAAGATATTAACCGATCTATGGTACAAGTATTGACGAAAAAACAAAACGATTTTGAACGAATACTTGCGACGCTACAAGCGCTAAGTCCCTTGAAAATAATGGAGCGCGGGTACAGCCTGGCTTATTCGGAAGAAAACCGACTGGTGAAAAGTGTGAAGCAGGTAACAGTGAATGAAAAGGTTCAAATTCAATTGACTGATGGCAGTCTTTACTGCAAAGTGGAGAATATAAAGGAGAGCGAAAAAAGTGGCGAATGA
- a CDS encoding exodeoxyribonuclease VII small subunit has product MANEKKLSFEEAMTKLEQIVDKLEEGDVPLEEAILFYKEGMELSKLCHDKLKNVEEQLTQIITEDGRKESFSIEEEE; this is encoded by the coding sequence GTGGCGAATGAAAAAAAGTTATCCTTTGAAGAGGCGATGACAAAGCTAGAACAAATAGTGGATAAGCTCGAAGAAGGAGATGTACCTTTGGAGGAAGCTATTCTTTTTTATAAAGAGGGAATGGAATTATCCAAGCTTTGTCATGATAAATTGAAAAATGTGGAAGAACAGCTTACCCAAATCATTACGGAGGACGGGCGCAAAGAGAGTTTTTCTATTGAAGAGGAGGAATAA
- a CDS encoding polyprenyl synthetase family protein: MDTKSLETFAQEYKHLLEDELRRLVEKLQAPPIIKESMIYSLEAGGKRIRPLLLFATLDSFGMDPKKGLLAAAAIEMIHTYSLIHDDLPSMDNDDLRRGKPTNHKVFGDAIAILAGDALLTYSFEVMGQLPSDYFSSEIKLKLVIELAKAAGTEGMVGGQVADMEGEGKSLTLEDLEYIHIHKTGKLLGFSVIAGGILAGANNDQLHSLSTFAHHLGLAFQIQDDILDLVGNQEIIGKPVGSDTTNLKSTYPQLLTLEGARKALKDQIALSKEYLEKTGLNTHLLTEITDLIASRDH, encoded by the coding sequence TTGGATACTAAGTCTTTGGAAACATTTGCACAAGAATATAAGCACTTGCTTGAAGATGAGCTCCGCAGGCTGGTTGAAAAGCTTCAAGCTCCTCCTATTATTAAAGAGTCAATGATTTATTCTCTTGAAGCGGGTGGTAAACGAATACGTCCATTATTATTGTTTGCAACTTTAGATTCTTTTGGAATGGACCCTAAAAAAGGCTTGCTTGCCGCTGCTGCAATTGAAATGATTCATACCTATTCCTTAATTCATGATGATTTGCCGAGTATGGATAATGATGACCTAAGAAGAGGTAAACCAACCAATCATAAAGTTTTTGGTGATGCGATCGCCATTTTAGCGGGTGATGCATTATTAACTTATAGCTTTGAGGTAATGGGTCAGCTCCCGAGTGACTATTTTTCAAGCGAAATCAAGCTTAAATTAGTTATTGAATTAGCAAAAGCAGCTGGTACAGAAGGAATGGTGGGTGGCCAAGTAGCTGACATGGAGGGAGAGGGGAAATCGCTTACCCTTGAAGACCTGGAGTATATTCATATTCATAAAACTGGTAAGTTGTTAGGCTTTAGTGTCATAGCTGGAGGAATTCTAGCAGGGGCCAATAATGACCAACTACATAGTTTATCAACCTTTGCCCATCATCTTGGACTTGCTTTTCAAATTCAAGACGATATTCTCGATCTAGTTGGGAATCAAGAGATAATTGGCAAACCAGTTGGCAGTGATACGACAAATCTAAAAAGTACATACCCTCAATTGTTAACCTTGGAAGGTGCACGAAAAGCATTGAAAGATCAAATAGCCCTTTCAAAGGAATATCTTGAAAAAACGGGCTTAAATACCCACTTGCTAACCGAAATCACTGATTTAATTGCATCAAGAGATCATTAA
- the dxs gene encoding 1-deoxy-D-xylulose-5-phosphate synthase — MDLLSIKDPSFLKGLTNKELEALSQDIRQFLVEKLSVTGGHIGPNLGVVELTIALHKCFESPKDKIIWDVGHQSYVHKILTGRACEFDTLRQFKGLCGFPKRIESEHDVWETGHSSTSLSAAMGMAIARDLKKEKSFVVPVIGDGALTGGMALEALNHIGHEKKDMIVILNDNEMSIAPNVGALHNILGQLRTAGKYQWVKDELELLLKKVPAVGGVLAATAERVKDSLKYLLVSGMFFEELGFTYLGPIDGHNFEDLFENLAYAKKTEGPVLLHVITKKGKGYKPAESDKTGTWHGTGPYKMDTGDFVKPSKAQPPAWSSLVSETVRKLARTDERIVAITPAMPVGSKLEGFASEFPDRMFDVGIAEQHAATVAAGLATQNMKPFLAIYSTFLQRAYDQVVHDICRQNLNVFIGIDRAGLVGADGETHQGVFDIAFLRHVPNIVLMMPKDENEGQHMVYTALNYDDGPIAMRFPRGNGVGVPMDEEFKKIPIGTWEVLKEGDDAAILTFGTTIPMAFEAAVQLEKRGISVRVINARFIKPLDEKMLTDLLEKNIPVLTVEEAVLQGGFGSAVLEFAHDHGYGQAQIDRVGIPDQFIEHGDVGSLLEEIGLTTEEVVRRVSAMARKKQQRA, encoded by the coding sequence ATGGATCTGTTATCAATAAAAGACCCATCCTTTTTAAAAGGATTGACAAATAAAGAGCTGGAGGCTTTAAGTCAGGATATTCGTCAATTCTTGGTCGAAAAGCTGTCTGTTACTGGAGGCCATATTGGACCGAATTTAGGTGTAGTAGAACTAACAATTGCTTTACATAAATGTTTTGAAAGTCCTAAAGATAAAATTATTTGGGATGTAGGACATCAGTCCTATGTTCATAAAATATTAACTGGCAGAGCATGTGAATTTGATACATTACGCCAATTTAAAGGTCTATGCGGATTCCCGAAACGAATCGAAAGCGAACATGATGTTTGGGAGACGGGGCATAGCTCAACTTCTCTATCTGCAGCAATGGGAATGGCAATTGCTAGGGATTTAAAAAAGGAAAAATCTTTTGTTGTCCCAGTAATTGGAGATGGTGCATTAACGGGCGGTATGGCATTGGAAGCACTAAACCATATTGGTCATGAGAAAAAGGACATGATTGTCATCTTGAATGATAATGAAATGTCAATCGCACCAAATGTTGGCGCATTACATAATATTCTTGGACAGTTACGAACTGCTGGTAAATATCAATGGGTAAAAGACGAATTAGAATTGTTATTGAAGAAGGTTCCTGCTGTCGGCGGTGTCCTTGCAGCTACTGCTGAACGGGTAAAGGATAGTTTAAAATACCTTTTGGTTTCTGGAATGTTCTTTGAAGAATTAGGTTTTACCTACTTGGGTCCAATTGACGGACATAATTTTGAAGATTTGTTTGAAAACTTAGCTTATGCGAAAAAAACAGAAGGTCCCGTACTTCTTCATGTCATTACAAAGAAGGGGAAAGGGTATAAGCCGGCTGAAAGTGATAAAACGGGTACATGGCATGGAACAGGTCCATATAAAATGGATACTGGTGATTTTGTTAAGCCCTCTAAAGCACAACCGCCTGCTTGGAGCAGCTTGGTAAGTGAGACGGTTAGAAAACTGGCTCGAACAGATGAACGAATTGTGGCCATTACGCCAGCAATGCCGGTAGGTTCTAAGCTCGAGGGATTTGCGAGTGAGTTTCCTGATAGAATGTTTGATGTAGGAATTGCAGAACAGCATGCTGCCACAGTTGCTGCTGGTTTGGCAACGCAGAATATGAAACCATTCCTAGCGATCTATTCAACATTCTTACAACGGGCTTATGATCAGGTGGTACATGATATCTGTCGTCAAAATCTTAATGTTTTTATAGGTATTGACCGTGCAGGCTTAGTTGGAGCTGATGGAGAAACACACCAAGGTGTATTTGACATTGCTTTCCTCAGACATGTTCCTAATATTGTCTTAATGATGCCTAAGGACGAAAATGAAGGACAGCATATGGTATATACTGCCTTAAACTATGATGATGGTCCAATTGCAATGAGATTCCCACGTGGAAATGGTGTTGGAGTACCGATGGATGAAGAGTTTAAAAAGATCCCTATAGGCACTTGGGAAGTCCTGAAAGAAGGCGATGATGCTGCTATCCTAACCTTCGGAACGACCATACCTATGGCTTTTGAAGCGGCTGTACAGCTTGAAAAACGAGGGATCTCAGTTAGGGTTATCAATGCCAGATTTATTAAACCATTAGATGAAAAAATGCTCACAGATTTATTAGAAAAAAATATTCCTGTACTTACTGTGGAAGAAGCTGTATTACAGGGTGGGTTTGGAAGTGCCGTTCTTGAATTTGCCCATGACCATGGTTATGGTCAGGCACAGATTGACCGGGTAGGAATCCCGGACCAATTCATTGAACACGGAGATGTTGGTTCCCTTTTAGAAGAAATTGGTCTAACTACCGAAGAAGTAGTCAGGAGAGTATCCGCAATGGCTAGGAAAAAACAGCAAAGGGCTTAA
- a CDS encoding TlyA family RNA methyltransferase, producing the protein MKNKERLDVLLVERGLIETREKAKRAIMAGLVYTNEERLDKPGEKVKIDIPLNIKGKMLPYVSRGGLKLEKALKVFDVDVDGKVLLDIGASTGGFTDCALQNGAKMSYALDVGYNQLAWKLRQDERVVVMERTNFRYVTPADLVREMPNFASIDVSFISLTLILPVLKTLIIPGSNIIALVKPQFEAGRDQVGKKGIVRDEKVHLQVIEKIIHFSIEQGYIVNNLSYSPITGGDGNIEFLLHLRWEGEREIGENRLQVNPLEIVKQSHQEFKTKQAPEG; encoded by the coding sequence ATGAAAAATAAAGAACGATTAGATGTATTGCTTGTCGAACGTGGCTTAATTGAGACGCGTGAAAAAGCGAAGAGGGCCATTATGGCTGGGCTTGTTTACACGAATGAAGAGCGTTTGGATAAGCCTGGTGAAAAGGTGAAAATTGATATCCCGTTAAACATAAAAGGAAAAATGCTGCCGTATGTAAGTAGAGGCGGATTAAAGCTTGAAAAAGCACTAAAGGTATTCGATGTAGATGTGGACGGGAAGGTTCTGCTGGATATTGGGGCTTCGACAGGGGGTTTTACTGATTGTGCCTTACAAAACGGGGCGAAAATGTCCTATGCTTTGGATGTAGGTTACAATCAGTTGGCTTGGAAGTTAAGACAAGATGAGCGGGTGGTTGTGATGGAACGAACCAACTTTCGCTATGTTACACCTGCTGATTTGGTTAGAGAAATGCCAAATTTTGCTTCTATCGATGTATCGTTTATTTCATTAACTCTCATCTTGCCAGTACTAAAAACGCTGATTATCCCAGGGAGTAACATCATTGCACTTGTGAAACCTCAATTTGAGGCAGGTCGTGATCAAGTCGGTAAAAAAGGGATTGTACGGGATGAAAAAGTTCATTTACAAGTCATTGAAAAAATTATTCATTTTTCCATTGAACAAGGATATATTGTAAATAATCTATCCTATTCTCCAATCACTGGCGGAGATGGAAATATTGAGTTCTTGCTCCATCTAAGATGGGAAGGGGAGCGGGAAATTGGTGAAAACAGGCTCCAAGTAAACCCGTTGGAAATTGTAAAACAATCCCATCAAGAATTTAAAACGAAACAAGCTCCAGAAGGATAG
- the ahrC gene encoding transcriptional regulator AhrC/ArgR, whose product MNKGQRHIKIREIIASNDIETQDDLVDELKNAGYNVTQATVSRDIKELHLVKVPLIDGRYKYSLPADQRFNPLQKLKRSLIDAFVRIDSAGHLLVMKCLPGNAMAIGALIDNLDWEEILGTICGDDTMLIICRTPEDTEVITNRFLDML is encoded by the coding sequence ATGAATAAAGGTCAGCGTCATATTAAAATTAGAGAAATTATTGCCAGCAATGACATTGAGACGCAGGATGATTTAGTTGATGAGCTTAAGAACGCTGGTTATAATGTGACACAAGCCACAGTTTCACGTGATATAAAAGAACTTCATCTTGTAAAGGTGCCATTGATTGATGGCCGATATAAATACAGCCTGCCTGCTGACCAGCGTTTTAATCCATTGCAAAAGTTAAAGAGATCCTTAATTGATGCTTTTGTAAGGATTGATTCTGCAGGGCACTTGCTTGTAATGAAGTGTTTGCCCGGAAATGCAATGGCAATAGGTGCGCTTATTGATAATTTAGATTGGGAAGAAATATTAGGAACGATCTGCGGTGATGATACAATGTTAATTATATGCCGAACACCGGAAGATACAGAAGTTATCACAAATCGTTTCCTTGACATGCTTTAA
- the recN gene encoding DNA repair protein RecN: MLAEISIKNFAIIESLSISFEKGLTVLTGETGAGKSIIIDAIHLLVGGRGSSEFVRHGEDKAEIEGLFQLDDPKHPIIMKALEFGIDIEEGMVVLRRDISKTGKSVCRINGKLVTISTLREIGSTLVDIHGQHEHQELMDETRHLSLLDQFGSEEIAASHSEYLEVYRRYEQTLHKLKSLSENDQQTAHRLDLIQFQLDEIQKANLKIHEDEELSEERRKLGNFERTFEALQSSYAALHGEQRGLDWISMVMGYLEDAAALDPVYKETYEGVSNCFYQLEDAARTLRNELDVLEYDPQRLNEIEDRLNEINQLKRKYGRTINEIVEYAAKIEEEIETLQNKETHISELEKELSSIKKDLILEAKQLSEIRHKWAEKLTNLIHKELKELYMAKTVFEIRFEKEQEHFSKTGVDHVEFYISTNPGEPLKPLSKVASGGELSRIMLALKSIFSKHQGVTSIIFDEVDTGVSGRVAQSIAEKIYKVASGSQVLCISHLPQVAAMADTHLFISKVITGGRTKTSVTPLSRGEKIKEIGRMISGAEITDLTKKHAEELLFLAGENKKT; encoded by the coding sequence TTGTTAGCAGAGATATCAATAAAAAATTTTGCTATTATCGAATCCCTGTCCATTTCTTTTGAAAAGGGATTAACGGTATTAACGGGAGAAACAGGCGCAGGAAAATCCATTATTATTGATGCCATACATTTACTTGTAGGTGGCAGAGGGTCTTCAGAGTTTGTGCGCCATGGAGAGGACAAAGCAGAAATTGAGGGGCTGTTTCAACTCGATGATCCTAAACATCCAATTATCATGAAAGCATTGGAGTTTGGGATCGATATTGAGGAAGGAATGGTTGTTTTAAGGCGTGATATATCCAAAACAGGAAAAAGTGTATGTCGGATTAACGGAAAGCTTGTTACTATTTCGACACTTCGTGAAATTGGTTCAACACTTGTGGATATTCATGGCCAACATGAACATCAGGAATTAATGGACGAAACAAGACATTTATCCTTACTTGATCAATTTGGTTCTGAAGAAATTGCGGCTTCTCATAGTGAATACCTGGAAGTGTACCGCCGCTATGAGCAAACTCTCCATAAACTAAAATCATTAAGTGAAAATGATCAACAGACGGCCCATCGATTAGATTTAATTCAATTCCAATTGGATGAGATTCAAAAGGCTAATTTAAAGATTCACGAAGACGAGGAGCTTTCGGAAGAGAGAAGGAAGTTAGGGAATTTTGAAAGAACCTTTGAAGCCTTACAATCAAGCTATGCAGCATTGCACGGAGAACAAAGAGGTCTGGACTGGATTAGTATGGTTATGGGCTATTTAGAGGATGCGGCAGCTCTTGACCCTGTATATAAAGAAACATATGAGGGTGTTTCGAATTGCTTTTACCAGTTGGAGGATGCCGCCAGAACCTTAAGAAATGAATTAGATGTCTTAGAATATGATCCCCAGAGGTTAAATGAAATTGAAGACCGGCTAAATGAAATAAACCAATTAAAACGGAAATATGGTAGAACGATTAATGAAATCGTTGAATATGCAGCCAAGATTGAAGAAGAAATTGAAACATTGCAAAATAAAGAAACACATATAAGTGAATTAGAAAAAGAATTATCTTCAATCAAAAAGGATCTTATTTTAGAAGCAAAACAATTATCTGAGATACGTCATAAATGGGCAGAAAAATTAACCAACCTTATCCATAAAGAATTAAAAGAACTGTATATGGCTAAGACTGTTTTTGAAATTCGATTCGAAAAAGAACAAGAGCACTTTTCAAAAACTGGTGTTGATCATGTTGAATTTTATATTTCAACTAATCCAGGTGAACCTCTTAAGCCCTTGTCAAAAGTTGCTTCAGGAGGAGAATTATCTAGGATCATGCTTGCACTAAAGAGTATTTTTTCCAAACACCAAGGAGTTACTTCAATTATCTTCGATGAAGTTGATACTGGTGTAAGCGGAAGGGTAGCTCAATCTATTGCGGAAAAGATTTATAAAGTAGCATCAGGCTCTCAAGTATTATGTATTTCCCATTTACCACAAGTAGCTGCTATGGCTGATACCCATTTATTTATTTCAAAGGTTATTACTGGCGGGAGAACCAAAACATCTGTTACACCGCTGAGTCGGGGAGAAAAGATTAAGGAAATCGGCAGAATGATTTCAGGAGCGGAAATAACCGATCTTACAAAGAAACATGCGGAAGAATTACTGTTTTTAGCAGGTGAAAATAAAAAAACTTGA
- the spoIVB gene encoding SpoIVB peptidase translates to MKLDIIRKIIGGILLVSLISLIYFQPIQQYLAIPKTITVFEGQDYTFKKAAPVSAALQSHNSNITLDQEEHAVSVKASEKGNNEMLLEFAGIPIKKVDVHVLKDFRVIPGGQSIGVKLNTVGVLVVGHHLINTDNGKKSPGEIAGIKVGDIITEINGHKIEKMTDVAPYVQSAGQDGDALDMVISRESGKFTTKLTPLKDKGENTYKLGLYIRDSAAGIGTMTFMHPQSKKYGALGHVISDMDTKKPIVVEDGQIVRSTVTSIEKGSNGDPGEKLARFSSDREIVGNIQKNSPFGIFGELNKDLKNGIMDKPLPIALSHQVKEGPAKILTVVNDDRVEEFNIEIVSTIPQKFPATKGMVIKVTDPKLLEKTGGIVQGMSGSPIIQDGKLVGAVTHVFVNDPTSGYGVHIEWMLNEAGINIYETPKNKAS, encoded by the coding sequence TTGAAGTTAGACATAATTAGAAAAATTATTGGTGGAATTCTCCTTGTTTCATTAATTAGCCTTATTTATTTTCAGCCTATACAGCAGTACCTTGCAATACCAAAAACCATTACGGTTTTTGAAGGACAAGATTATACTTTTAAAAAGGCTGCCCCGGTATCAGCCGCTTTACAATCTCACAACTCAAATATCACACTTGATCAGGAAGAACATGCAGTTTCGGTAAAAGCTTCAGAAAAAGGGAACAATGAAATGCTTCTAGAATTTGCTGGTATCCCGATAAAAAAGGTCGATGTTCATGTTTTAAAAGATTTTCGTGTCATCCCAGGTGGTCAATCTATTGGTGTAAAATTAAATACAGTTGGTGTCCTAGTTGTCGGACATCATTTAATTAATACAGATAATGGTAAAAAATCACCTGGTGAAATTGCTGGAATTAAAGTTGGAGACATTATCACAGAAATAAATGGTCACAAAATCGAAAAAATGACAGATGTTGCACCATATGTTCAATCTGCTGGGCAGGATGGAGACGCTCTCGATATGGTGATAAGCAGGGAAAGCGGAAAATTTACGACAAAACTAACCCCTCTAAAGGATAAAGGGGAAAACACTTATAAGCTTGGTTTGTATATTAGAGATTCAGCAGCAGGTATAGGGACGATGACTTTTATGCATCCCCAATCTAAAAAGTATGGTGCCCTTGGTCATGTGATTTCAGACATGGATACCAAGAAACCGATTGTAGTGGAAGATGGGCAAATTGTTCGTTCTACTGTAACTTCTATTGAAAAAGGTAGTAATGGTGATCCTGGTGAAAAACTCGCAAGGTTTTCATCTGACCGTGAAATTGTTGGGAATATCCAAAAAAATAGTCCATTTGGTATTTTTGGTGAGTTAAATAAAGATTTAAAAAATGGGATCATGGATAAACCACTGCCAATAGCATTATCCCATCAGGTAAAAGAAGGACCTGCAAAGATCCTAACAGTGGTAAATGATGACCGAGTAGAAGAATTTAATATAGAGATCGTTAGTACAATCCCGCAAAAGTTTCCAGCAACAAAGGGCATGGTTATAAAAGTAACTGATCCTAAGCTTCTTGAAAAAACTGGAGGAATTGTGCAAGGAATGAGTGGAAGTCCGATTATCCAAGATGGAAAATTAGTCGGAGCTGTCACACATGTCTTTGTTAATGATCCAACCTCTGGGTATGGAGTCCATATTGAGTGGATGCTTAATGAAGCTGGAATTAATATATACGAGACACCAAAAAACAAAGCGAGTTAA
- the spo0A gene encoding sporulation transcription factor Spo0A yields the protein MKKIKVCIVDDNRELVGLLEDYISSQEDMEVEGIAHNGQECLDMLATANPDVLVLDIIMPHLDGLAVLERLREVKKGALPNVIMLTAFGQEDVTKKAVELGASYFILKPFDMENLGSHIRQVSGNASSFTRKMPTTTYRSHSEQKPKNLDASITSIIHEIGVPAHIKGYLYLREAISMVYNDIELLGSITKVLYPDIAKKYNTTASRVERAIRHAIEVAWSRGNIDSISSLFGYTVSMSKAKPTNSEFIAMVADKLRLEHKAS from the coding sequence TTGAAGAAAATAAAAGTATGTATCGTTGATGATAATAGGGAATTAGTTGGTCTATTAGAAGACTACATTTCGTCCCAAGAAGATATGGAAGTTGAAGGTATTGCACATAATGGGCAAGAATGTTTAGATATGTTAGCTACGGCTAATCCTGATGTTCTTGTTCTGGATATAATTATGCCGCATCTTGATGGACTAGCTGTGCTTGAGCGTCTTCGTGAGGTAAAAAAAGGAGCGTTACCTAACGTAATTATGTTGACAGCTTTTGGTCAAGAGGATGTAACGAAAAAAGCAGTGGAACTTGGAGCATCCTACTTTATCTTAAAACCATTTGATATGGAAAACCTAGGAAGCCATATTCGTCAGGTAAGTGGAAATGCAAGCAGCTTTACCCGTAAGATGCCCACAACAACTTACCGTTCTCATTCGGAGCAAAAACCGAAGAACTTAGATGCAAGTATTACCAGTATTATTCATGAAATTGGTGTGCCGGCCCATATTAAGGGGTATTTATACTTGCGTGAAGCAATTTCCATGGTATATAACGATATCGAGTTATTAGGATCAATAACAAAAGTTTTATATCCTGACATTGCAAAAAAATACAACACAACTGCAAGCCGTGTTGAACGTGCTATTCGCCATGCCATCGAAGTTGCATGGAGCCGCGGCAATATCGATTCTATTTCTTCATTGTTTGGCTACACAGTTAGTATGTCAAAGGCTAAGCCGACCAATAGTGAATTCATCGCAATGGTAGCTGATAAGCTTCGTTTGGAGCATAAGGCTTCTTGA
- a CDS encoding YycC family protein has product MKPLQLSPETALKLSKQLNVPLEQLMHMPQHILIQKLMELEKNTEKDQ; this is encoded by the coding sequence ATGAAACCTTTACAATTGTCACCTGAAACAGCCTTGAAACTATCAAAGCAGCTAAACGTCCCACTAGAACAGCTTATGCACATGCCTCAACATATTCTAATCCAAAAACTTATGGAATTAGAAAAAAATACGGAAAAAGACCAATGA